The nucleotide window AGTCAAGCTGACATGGCAGGGATTCTGATCATTGCGCACGCACCGCTCGCTACCGCGCTACGCGAGTGCATCGCGCATATCTATGGCGGTTGTCCGGCGCGTATCGGCGCGCTCGACGTGCTCCCCGACAGCGACCCGGCTGAAGTGGTCGCCAAGGCACATTCGGAGATCGAGCGCTTGCGCGAGGACAACGGCGCGCTCGTGTTGACCGACATGTTCGGGGCCACGCCTTCGAACATCGCAGCACGCCTCGCCACGGTGCCCGAGGTGCGCGTGCTGGCCGGCGTGAATCTGCCGATGCTGGTGCGTGCCGTGTGCTACCGCGCGACGCCGCTCGACACGCTCGTCGAAAAGGCGCTCGCCGGCGCGAGCAAGGGCGTCCAGACCATCGGGCCGACCGTGCCGTCCGTTGCGGCCACGGCGAGCGAATGCGGCTGCCCGCCCACGCCCTGCACCGAAGGCGCTGCTGACGCGACGAAGCACACCGCAAGTCAGGCCGCAGGCGAGAGCGCCAGTCAGCCGGCCGCCGCAGCGCTGGGCGCGGCTTGCACAGGCGGTGTCGCGGCGGGCGTATTCAGGCCGGCTGGCACCACCTGAACCGGCGGCGCGGCACCGAAAGCCAAAAACAAGGCACATCGAAAGACCCCAGTCACACTTCCACACACAGCGTCCGGATCGACCTATGCTGCAACAAGAAACGACCATCGTGAACAAACTCGGCCTGCACGCGCGGGCATCGGCGAAGCTGACGCAGCTCGCAGGCAACTATCAGGCGGAAATCTGGATGAGCCGCAACGGCCGCCGCATCAACGCCAAGAGCATCATGGGGGTCATGATGCTGGCGGCAGGCATCGGCAGCACGGTGATGATCGAAACCGAAGGCCCAGACGAGGCTGACGCCATGAGCGCGCTGCTCAAGTTGATCGCCGACAAGTTTGGTGAAGGCCAGTAAGACGCGCGCGGTCGTTGCGCCTTGCACGGAACGCCGCGGTTTGCCGCGGCGTTTTCATTTGTGCGCCGGGGGCTGCTGCAGAAGGCCGCAGTAAGGCGCGAACACGCGCGCACGGCCACATTTGGCCGCGCTGGAATTTATAATCGTCGCCGGGGTCTGAGAGAGCGCATTGCAGCGGTTTGCCGCAGCATCAAATAACCAGAGGAGGTGCGCGTGCCGTTCACGCTGCATGGAATTCCCGTATCACGCGGTATAGCCATCGGGCGAGCGTATCTGATCGCCCCGGCTGCGCTCGACGTCGACCACTACATCATCGAGCCCGCGCAGATCGAAGACGAAATCGAGCGCTTTCGCGCGGCGCTTCAGGCCGTGGAGAAGGAACTCGACGCGCTGCGCGCCGACCTCGCCGCCGACGCCCCTTCCGAAATGGGCGCGTTCATCGGCGTTCACCTCATGATCCTGAACGACGTGATGCTCGTGCAGGAGACCATCGACCTCATCCGCACGCGCCGATTCAATGTGGAGTGGGCGCTTACCGAACAGCTGGAACGCCTCTCGCGCCACTTCGACGACGTGGAGGACGAATACCTGCGCGAGCGCAAGGCCGATATCGAACAGGTCGTGGAGCGCGTGCTGAAGTCGCTCGCGGGCGCCATGCCCCCCTCGCTGCACGGCGGCTGCGACGAGATGATCGTCGTCGCGCACGACATCGCGCCGGCCGACATGTTGCAGTTCAAGGGGCAAACCTTCCAGGGCTTCGTCACCGATCTGGGCGGGCGCACCTCGCACACGGCCATCGTGGCGCGCAGTCTGGGCATTCCGGCGGCCGTGGGCATGCAGCAGGCGAGTGCGCTGATCCGACAGGACGATCTCATCATCGTCGACGGCGACCATGGCGTCGTGATCGTCGATCCCGCGCCGATCGTGCTGGAGGAGTACACCTACCGGCAAAGCGAGATGGCGCTCGAGCGGCGCAAGCTCCAGCGCCTGAAGTTCTCGCCCACGCAAACGCTGTGCGGCGCGAAGATCCAGCTCTACGCGAACATTGAGCTGCCCGACGACGCGCAGGCCGCGCTCGACTCGGGTGCGACGGGCGTGGGTCTCTTCCGCACCGAGTTCCTGTTCATGAACCACAAGAACCAGTTGCCGGAGGAGGACGAGCAGTTCGCCGCCTACCGTCGCGCGGTCGAGCTCATGAACGGCCTGCCCGTGACGATCCGCACGATCGACGTGGGTGCGGACAAGCCGCTCGACTCGATGAGCAGCGGCGACGGCTACGAAACGGCCGCGAACCCCGCGCTCGGCCTGCGCGCGATCCGCTGGAGCCTCTCCGAGCCGCAGATGTTCCTCACGCAACTGCGCGCGATCCTGCGCGCCTCGGCGTTCGGTTCGGTCAAGATCCTGATTCCGATGCTCGCGCACGCGCAGCAGATCGACCAGACGCTCGACCTGATCCGCGAGGCGAAGCGCCAGCTCGACGACGCCGGTTACGCCTACGATCCCAACATCCAGGTCGGCGCGATGATCGAGATTCCGGCGGCGGTGCTCGCGCTGCCGATGTTCCTGCGGCGTCTGGACTTCCTCTCGATCGGCACCAACGACCTGATTCAGTACGCGCTCGCCATCGATCGGGCCGACAACGCGGTGGCCGACCTGTACGACCCGCTGCATCCGGCCGTGCTGCAGCTGATCGCACATACGCTGCGCGAGGCGAAGCGCGCGGGCGTGCCGGTTTCGGTGTGCGGGGAAATGGCGGGCGATCCGGCGTTCACGCGCTTGCTGCTCGGCATGGGGCTCACCGAGTTTTCGATGCATCCGAGCCAGTTGCTCGTGGTGAAGCAGGAGATCCTCCGCTCGCAGCTCAAGACGCTGGAAAAACCGGTGTCGGAAGTGCTGGCCGCTTACGAGCCCGAGGAGTTGCAGGTGGCGCTGCAACGTGTGATGCAGGCCTGACCCTCTTCACGCGCGCTCGCACGCAAATGCAAAAAGCCCCGGCATGTCCGGGGCTTTTTTTGTCCAGGCTTGCGCGCGCTTCAAGCGTGCCGGTGCCGCTCGCCGCACACCGGGCAATCCGGCTGCCGCGCCACGCGCATCGTGTTCCACTCCATGCGCAGCGAGTCGAGCATCATGAGCCGTCCGACGAGCGGCGCGCCGATGCCGCCAATCACGCGCAACGCCTCGGCCGCCTGCATCGCGCCGATGATGCCCACCGTGGGCGCGAACACTCCCATCGTCGAGCACGCCACTTCCTCGAAGGGTTGATCTTCGGGAAACACGCAGGCGTAGCAGGGCGAAGCGTCGTCGCGGAAGTCGAACGTGCTGATCTGCCCGTCAAAACGCAGCGCCGCGCCCGAGACGAGCGGCACGCCGTGCTTCACGCACGCGCGGTTGATGGCGTGGCGCGTGGCGAAATTGTCGGTGCAGTCGAGCACGACTGTTGCGCCCGGCACGTGCGCATCGAGCCACGCATCGTCGATGCGCGTTTGCAGCGCGTTCACCTTCACCTCGGGATTCAGGCGCGCGATGGCGTCGCGGCCCGACTCGACCTTCGCGCGGCCCACCGACGCCGTCTCGTGCATGATCTGCCGCTGCAGGTTCGTGAGGTCGACGGTGTCGTTGTCGACGAGCGTGAGCGTGCCCACGCCAGAGGCCGCGAGATACATCGCCGCCGGCGACCCGAGCCCTCCTGCGCCCACGACGATCGCGTGCGCGTCCAGAAAGCGCTGCTGCGCCTCGATGCCGATCTCGTCGACGAGGATATGGCGGGAATAGCGAAGGAGTTGGTCGTCGTTCATCGCGATGCGCTTGCTCGATGGCGCTGCGATGGACCTCGAGAGCCTGAGTGGCCCTGAATGGAGAAGCGCGCGCCGGGGAAATACAGTGCAGTTATTGTAACGACGCCAGCGGCTGGAGGAGGGGCGGCCTCGCGACCGGCGCACAAGACGCGCGGGTCGCGAGGCGGGTACAGCGTGTTACTTGGCCGGAGCCGAAGCCGGCGCGGCAGCAGAGCCCGGAGCCGGCGCCATGATGAGCGCGCCCGGCTTCACGGCGATCGGCGCGGAAGCCGAGGTCGGCGGCTTCTGCTGTGCGAGGCGGCGCTCCATCGGCGACTTCGACTCGGTCACCGGCTTGCCCTGGAGCTTGTTCAGCGCCTGCTGGAGCATGAAGTCGTCGGTGGAGCCGAATTCGACCGGCTTGCGCTCGCGATCCTTCTGGCGCTGCTCCGGCGTCTTCTTGTCGTTCTGCTCCTCGAGCTGGCGCAGCATGTCCATGCGCTCCTGCTCGCGCACATCCTGCTCCTTCTTCTCGTCCGGATCCTGCGTATTGGCGAGGTGGTTCTGGTAGTCCACTTCGCGCGTGACGAGTGCGTCATCCGGATCGCCGTCGGAATACTGGTCGACCGCGATGTCAGGACGGATGCCCTTGTTCTGGATCGAGCGGCCGCTCGGCGTGTAGTAGTACGCCGTGGTCAGGCGCAGCGCCGTGTCGGCCGTCATCGGGCGCACGGTCTGCACCGAGCCCTTGCCGAACGTCGTCTTGCCGACGATCAGCGCACGCTTGGAGTCCTGCAGCGCGCCCGCGACGATTTCCGAAGCCGACGCCGAATAGGCGTTGGTCAGCACGATCATCGGCACGGTCTTGAACTCGGCCGCTTCGCCCTTGAGCGGGTCGCCGTCGAACGACGGCAGGCGGTAGTTCTCGTAGGTGTCGCGGTAGACCTGCTTCGAGTCCGGGATCTGGCCGTTCGTCGAGACGACGACCGAGTCCGGCGGCAGGAACGCGCCCGCCACGCCCACGGCGCTTTGCAGCAGGCCGCCGCCGTTGTTGCGCAGGTCGAGGATGATGCCCTTGAGGTTAGGTTCCTGGCGCGCGATGTCCTGCAGCTTCTGGGCGAGGTCGGGGACCGTGCGCTCCTGGAAGCTCGTGATGCGGATATACGCGTAGCCCGGTTGCAGGATCTTCGACTTCACGCTCTGCACCTTGATGATGGCGCGCGTGATGGTGAGCGGGAAGGTGCGGTCGTCGGTCTTGCGGAAGATCGTGAGTGTGACCTTGGTGCCCGGGTCGCCGCGCATCTGCTTGACGGCCTGGTCGAGCGTCATGCCGCGCACCGGCTTGTCGTTGATGCGCGTGATGAGGTCGCCCGGACGAATGCCGGCGCGGTACGCGGGTGTGTCTTCGATCGGCGAGATGACCTTGATCAACCCGTCTTCCGACGAGATTTCGATGCCGAGGCCCGCGAAACGACCCTTGGTCTGTTCCTGGAGCTCCTGGTAATCGGTCTTGTCGAGATACGACGAGTGCGGGTCGAGGCTCGACACCATGCCCTTGATGGCGGCGGTGAGGAGCTTCTTGTCGTCCACCGGCACGACATACTCATGCTTGATTTGACCGAACACTTCGGCAAAGAGCCTCAGCTGGTCGAGCGGCAGCGGTTCGACGACCGTCTGCGTGGTTTGCTGCGCCTCGGCGGAAATCTGCAGGGTGGCAAATACGCCGGTTGCGAGGCCAGCGGCGATCAGGCCGATGTTTTTCAGGTTCTTTCGCATAGAGTATGTTGCGTGCGGTCGAGAAGGCGCGTGGCAGCGTCTATTGGAAAAGCGACGGACAAGTATAACTGCACACCCGCCGTGGCTGTGTATAAGGCGCGAACGATGGGACTAAGACAGCGCGGCCGACGCCTGGTTCGCAAACCGTGTGCCGTGAATCCGGTGCTGGCGCGGTGCTGACAGGGCGCTGGCAATCTTGTCAGCCAGGACGAAAAAAGCGGAAAAGGGGAATGTGCAACGAATCGTGGGAGCCCGCGATTGACGACGCGAAGGCGCGCGGCTCGCGCGAGGGCGGTGGGCACTGTCCACGGCCAGCCGCCGGTCCATCGGACCGGCGGCTGCCTGAATGAACAAGGCACGGCCAGGATGCGGCCGATGACGGGAAGTGCGTTTAGCCCGCCTTCTTGCCCTGGTTCGCAACAGCGGCCTGCGCTTGCGCGATGGCTTCGGCGTCGCCCAGATAGTAGTTCTTGATGGGCTTGAGGTTCTCGTCCAGTTCATAGACGAGCGGCACGCCGTTCGGGATGTTCAGGCCGACGATGTCGTCATCCGAAATGTTGTCGAGGTACTTCACGAGCGCGCGGATCGAGTTGCCGTGCGCGGCGATCACCACCTTCTTGCCCGCCTTGATGGCCGGTGCGATCGACTCGTTCCAGATCGGCATCACGCGCGCGACCGTGTCCTTCAGGCACTCGGTGAGCGGCAGCTCCTCGCGCGGCACCTTGGCGTAGCGCGGGTCGTTGTATGCCGTGCGCGAGTCGGTCGGCTCGAGCGCGGGCGGCGGCGTGTCGTAGCTGCGACGCCAGACCAGAACCTGCTCGTCGCCGAACTTGGCGGCGGTTTCGGCCTTGTTCAGGCCCGAAAGCGCGCCGTAGTGACGCTCGTTCAGGCGCCACGAGTGGACCACGGGCAGATACATCTGGTCCATCTGGTCCTGCACGTGCCAGAGCGTGCGGATCGCGCGCTTGAGCACCGAGGTGTAGGCGATGTCGAACGTGTAGCCGGACTCCTTGAGCAGCTGGCCTGCCTGCTGCGCTTCGCGGTTGCCCTGCTCGGTGAGGTCGACGTCCACCCAGCCGGTGAAGCGGTTTTCCTTGTTCCACGTCGATTCGCCGTGGCGGATGAGTACGAGTTTGTACATGAGGATGCCGGTCGGTAGTGAAGGAAGCGGTAATCGGGGACGGGAAGCGCGACGCCGCAGCGACGGCATGGCAGCGCTCCAGTCCGGCGGGCTGCACGCCCGGGC belongs to Paraburkholderia flagellata and includes:
- a CDS encoding PTS sugar transporter subunit IIA; amino-acid sequence: MAGILIIAHAPLATALRECIAHIYGGCPARIGALDVLPDSDPAEVVAKAHSEIERLREDNGALVLTDMFGATPSNIAARLATVPEVRVLAGVNLPMLVRAVCYRATPLDTLVEKALAGASKGVQTIGPTVPSVAATASECGCPPTPCTEGAADATKHTASQAAGESASQPAAAALGAACTGGVAAGVFRPAGTT
- a CDS encoding HPr family phosphocarrier protein gives rise to the protein MLQQETTIVNKLGLHARASAKLTQLAGNYQAEIWMSRNGRRINAKSIMGVMMLAAGIGSTVMIETEGPDEADAMSALLKLIADKFGEGQ
- the ptsP gene encoding phosphoenolpyruvate--protein phosphotransferase, with product MPFTLHGIPVSRGIAIGRAYLIAPAALDVDHYIIEPAQIEDEIERFRAALQAVEKELDALRADLAADAPSEMGAFIGVHLMILNDVMLVQETIDLIRTRRFNVEWALTEQLERLSRHFDDVEDEYLRERKADIEQVVERVLKSLAGAMPPSLHGGCDEMIVVAHDIAPADMLQFKGQTFQGFVTDLGGRTSHTAIVARSLGIPAAVGMQQASALIRQDDLIIVDGDHGVVIVDPAPIVLEEYTYRQSEMALERRKLQRLKFSPTQTLCGAKIQLYANIELPDDAQAALDSGATGVGLFRTEFLFMNHKNQLPEEDEQFAAYRRAVELMNGLPVTIRTIDVGADKPLDSMSSGDGYETAANPALGLRAIRWSLSEPQMFLTQLRAILRASAFGSVKILIPMLAHAQQIDQTLDLIREAKRQLDDAGYAYDPNIQVGAMIEIPAAVLALPMFLRRLDFLSIGTNDLIQYALAIDRADNAVADLYDPLHPAVLQLIAHTLREAKRAGVPVSVCGEMAGDPAFTRLLLGMGLTEFSMHPSQLLVVKQEILRSQLKTLEKPVSEVLAAYEPEELQVALQRVMQA
- a CDS encoding HesA/MoeB/ThiF family protein, whose protein sequence is MNDDQLLRYSRHILVDEIGIEAQQRFLDAHAIVVGAGGLGSPAAMYLAASGVGTLTLVDNDTVDLTNLQRQIMHETASVGRAKVESGRDAIARLNPEVKVNALQTRIDDAWLDAHVPGATVVLDCTDNFATRHAINRACVKHGVPLVSGAALRFDGQISTFDFRDDASPCYACVFPEDQPFEEVACSTMGVFAPTVGIIGAMQAAEALRVIGGIGAPLVGRLMMLDSLRMEWNTMRVARQPDCPVCGERHRHA
- a CDS encoding S41 family peptidase; amino-acid sequence: MRKNLKNIGLIAAGLATGVFATLQISAEAQQTTQTVVEPLPLDQLRLFAEVFGQIKHEYVVPVDDKKLLTAAIKGMVSSLDPHSSYLDKTDYQELQEQTKGRFAGLGIEISSEDGLIKVISPIEDTPAYRAGIRPGDLITRINDKPVRGMTLDQAVKQMRGDPGTKVTLTIFRKTDDRTFPLTITRAIIKVQSVKSKILQPGYAYIRITSFQERTVPDLAQKLQDIARQEPNLKGIILDLRNNGGGLLQSAVGVAGAFLPPDSVVVSTNGQIPDSKQVYRDTYENYRLPSFDGDPLKGEAAEFKTVPMIVLTNAYSASASEIVAGALQDSKRALIVGKTTFGKGSVQTVRPMTADTALRLTTAYYYTPSGRSIQNKGIRPDIAVDQYSDGDPDDALVTREVDYQNHLANTQDPDEKKEQDVREQERMDMLRQLEEQNDKKTPEQRQKDRERKPVEFGSTDDFMLQQALNKLQGKPVTESKSPMERRLAQQKPPTSASAPIAVKPGALIMAPAPGSAAAPASAPAK
- the gpmA gene encoding 2,3-diphosphoglycerate-dependent phosphoglycerate mutase; the protein is MYKLVLIRHGESTWNKENRFTGWVDVDLTEQGNREAQQAGQLLKESGYTFDIAYTSVLKRAIRTLWHVQDQMDQMYLPVVHSWRLNERHYGALSGLNKAETAAKFGDEQVLVWRRSYDTPPPALEPTDSRTAYNDPRYAKVPREELPLTECLKDTVARVMPIWNESIAPAIKAGKKVVIAAHGNSIRALVKYLDNISDDDIVGLNIPNGVPLVYELDENLKPIKNYYLGDAEAIAQAQAAVANQGKKAG